A single region of the Gossypium arboreum isolate Shixiya-1 chromosome 12, ASM2569848v2, whole genome shotgun sequence genome encodes:
- the LOC128285376 gene encoding uncharacterized protein LOC128285376 yields MEKKSNESFRQYAQRWREVAIQVQPPLLEKETTILFINTLKAPFITYMLGSATKSFSDIVMTREMTENAVRSGKIESGESARKLAPRKRDNEVNNTSTFNKGQSKSITVNQPKTVTTNQQSSYPLSTWSHCSPRIPNGMTQMPNVNTIGITGHSIENCTAFKKVVERLIKVGIVRFDDPATPNVVGNLLPNHTDQGVNGISEGLNKKTKYEVAEVKTPLRRVWKEMTKRGLIALDPREESEEERNYCEFHDEVGHEIQECVEFRALVQNMIDNKETEFYEEAKSPIEGNVCASEGESKAQNQKPNYPVVIISRPKNNEAGIPGKESLVGASRGDQDRGSYTCSGRHYDTVNEEEQPTKGKAQVVEKMKGKATKLVNEPINEEEAKEFLKFLKHSEYSVVEQLRKQPARISVLALLLSWEVHRSTLMKVLNETYVANDISVSKLDRLVSNINADNYIFFNGDEIPPGA; encoded by the exons ATGGAGAAAAAGTCAAATGAAAGCTTCAGACAGTACGCACAAAGGTGGAGAGAAGTGGCCATACAAGTTCAACCGCCGCTTCTAGAAAAAGAGACGACAATACTCTTTATTAACACCTTGAAAGCCCCTTTTATCACTTATATGTTGGGAAGCGCCACCAAGAGCTTCTCCGACATAGTGATGACGAGAGAAATGACCGAAAATGCTGTAAGGAGCGGCAAGATAGAATCGGGAGAGAGTGCTAGGAAGTTAGCCCCGAGAAAAAGGGACAATGAAGTAAACAACACGAGCACATTCAACAAAGGGCAGTCCAAGTCAATTACCGTAAATCAACCCAAAACGGTGACTACCAATCAAcaaagctct TATCCCCTTTCTACCTGGAGCCACTGCAGCCcccgtatcccaaatggtatgacacaaatGCCCAATGTGAATACCATAGGAATTACTGGGCACTCAATCGAAAATTGCACTGCGTTCAAGAAAGTGGTCGAAAGACTCATTAAGGTGGGAATCGTGAGATTTGATGATCCAGCCACGCCCAATGTAGTAGGAAACCTACTCCCCAATCATACCGACCAAGGAGTGAATGGTATAAGTGAAGGCTTGAACAAGAAGACCAAGTACGAGGTGGCAGAAGTCAAGACCCCGTTGAGGCGGGTATGGAAAGAGATGACCAAGAGAGGATTGATAGCATTGGATCCAAGGGAAGAATCCGAAGAAGAGAGAAACTACTGTGAGTTTCATGACGAggtggggcatgaaatccaagaaTGTGTCGAATTCAGGGCCCTCGTGCAGAACATGATAGATAACAAAGAAACAGAATTCTATGAAGAAGCTAAAAGCCCCATAGAGGGAAATGTATGCGCATCCGAGGGAGAATCAAAGGCGCAGAATCAAAAACCTAATTATCCCGTGGTGATCATTTcgagacccaaaaataatgaagctGGA ATACCGGGAAAAGAGAGCCTGGTTGGCGCTTCAAGAGGGGATCAAGACAGAGGTTCCTATACATGTAGCGGGAGGCATTATGATACGGTGAATGAGGAGGAACAACCCACAAAAGGAAAAGCCCAGGTGGTCGAGAAAATGAAGGGAAAAGCAACCAAACTTGTTAATGAGCCAATTAACGAAGAGGAGGCcaaggagtttttaaaattcctaaagcatagCGAATACAGTGTGGTGGAACAGCTACGTAAACAACCAGCCCGCATTTCAGTACTGGCCTTACTTCTAAGCTGGGAAGTTCATCGTAGCACACTAATGAAGGTCTTAAACGAGACATATGTTGCCAATGATATATCTGTTAGCAAGCTGGATCGGTTGGTGAGCAACATAAATGCCGACAATTATATCTTCTTTAATGGTGACGAGATACCACCCGGGGCATGA
- the LOC108479027 gene encoding uncharacterized protein LOC108479027: MESASLSSSSFLPSLHSRKMFTPRWHDKRSRCSLVFAAGRESQQWNHSGQLVNESLIVLRKRIHDMKIIERNYEPPADWMEWEKQYYTSYNEFICQIVGLLQSYLMNTKPSLALGILALVTIYLQASIIMDLVHLVQAANGILSTIGFH; this comes from the coding sequence ATGGAATCAGCTTCTCTTTCTTCCTCTTCTTTCCTTCCATCTCTACATTCCCGGAAAATGTTTACCCCACGGTGGCACGATAAAAGGTCTCGCTGCAGTCTGGTTTTTGCAGCCGGAAGAGAGTCTCAACAATGGAATCACAGTGGACAACTAGTGAATGAAAGCTTGATCGTGTTAAGGAAACGGATTCATGATATGAAGATTATTGAGAGAAATTATGAGCCACCGGCGGATTGGATGGAGTGGGAGAAGCAGTATTATACATCGTACAACGAGTTCATTTGCCAAATTGTGGGGTTATTGCAATCGTATTTGATGAATACCAAACCTAGCTTGGCTCTTGGGATTTTAGCGTTGGTTACAATCTACTTGCAAGCATCCATAATCATGGATTTAGTGCACTTGGTTCAGGCTGCCAATGGAATCTTGTCTACTATCGGTTTCCATTGA